From the genome of Clostridia bacterium, one region includes:
- a CDS encoding MarR family transcriptional regulator: MDKDSSIGRYLSYIYRAGHCYIGKRLEEFNIGSGQYGLLLLLSKNDGISQESLSDINKLDKATVGRAIKKLENQGYVVRKQDELDKRAYKLYITPKGEKVVPEIR; this comes from the coding sequence GTGGATAAGGATAGTTCTATAGGAAGATATTTATCGTATATTTACAGGGCGGGGCATTGTTATATAGGTAAGAGGTTGGAGGAATTCAATATAGGGAGTGGTCAGTATGGATTGCTCTTGTTGTTGTCCAAGAATGACGGAATAAGTCAGGAGAGTCTTTCCGATATAAACAAATTGGATAAGGCCACTGTAGGTAGGGCTATAAAAAAGCTGGAAAACCAGGGATATGTGGTAAGAAAACAGGATGAGCTTGATAAGAGGGCTTATAAACTTTATATTACCCCCAAAGGTGAAAAGGTAGTACCTGAAATAAGAAA
- a CDS encoding MATE family efflux transporter: protein ENILPYSVEYMQVILLGTVFFSFAMASNNIIRSEGNAKVAMGSMLISGGLNIILDPIFIFVFKMGVKGAAIATVLSQVATVIYLIYYFISGKSQVKFKWKNLIIDVDLLKEIFSIGSPSFARQVAGSFMAIVINNGLAKYGGDIAISAFGVINRLLSFVFMPMFGIVQGLQPIIGYNYGARKYDRVRKSVKLGIFYATAMSVIGFFVLMIFPEQIISLFNQDAELIETGTYAMRIIVIALPLVGFQVVGASIFQAIGKALPSLILSMSRQILFLIPLVLILPLYFGLNGVFGAFPVADILSALITFIMVVRQMKEFNVQQELKYTEI, encoded by the coding sequence GAGAATATACTTCCTTATTCGGTGGAATATATGCAAGTAATATTGTTGGGAACAGTATTTTTTTCATTTGCTATGGCAAGTAATAATATAATAAGATCGGAAGGAAATGCTAAGGTTGCGATGGGCAGCATGCTTATTTCCGGAGGGTTAAACATAATATTAGATCCTATATTTATATTTGTTTTCAAAATGGGTGTAAAAGGCGCTGCTATTGCTACTGTATTGTCTCAGGTTGCTACAGTGATTTATCTGATTTATTATTTTATAAGTGGAAAGAGCCAGGTAAAATTCAAATGGAAAAACCTTATTATAGATGTGGATCTTCTGAAAGAGATTTTTTCTATAGGTTCCCCTTCTTTTGCTAGGCAGGTTGCCGGAAGTTTCATGGCTATAGTTATAAATAACGGCCTGGCAAAATACGGGGGAGATATAGCTATATCAGCGTTTGGGGTGATAAATAGATTGCTTTCATTTGTTTTTATGCCTATGTTTGGTATTGTACAGGGATTGCAGCCTATAATTGGATATAACTATGGTGCTAGAAAATATGATAGGGTTAGAAAATCAGTGAAATTGGGGATATTTTATGCTACAGCAATGTCTGTTATAGGTTTTTTTGTGTTGATGATTTTCCCTGAACAGATTATTTCTCTGTTCAATCAGGATGCTGAACTAATTGAAACCGGTACATATGCTATGAGGATTATCGTTATAGCTTTACCCCTTGTAGGCTTTCAGGTAGTAGGGGCCAGTATATTCCAGGCTATAGGCAAGGCTTTGCCTTCTTTGATATTATCCATGTCCAGGCAGATATTATTTCTAATACCTTTGGTATTGATACTTCCTCTGTATTTTGGATTGAACGGTGTATTTGGAGCATTCCCGGTTGCGGATATACTATCTGCCTTGATAACTTTTATCATGGTAGTGAGGCAGATGAAAGAGTTCAATGTACAGCAGGAATTGAAGTACACAGAAATTTGA